In a genomic window of Curtobacterium flaccumfaciens pv. betae:
- the aroA gene encoding 3-phosphoshikimate 1-carboxyvinyltransferase, translated as MQLVVRGTNAPLVGELDIPVSKYHAHRALVLASLAKGTSVVSGVSATRQVEWTVGTLRALGVDVKRRGNAYHVTGLGGRYRATDVVDHGSRGADGLLNMGSSGTTLYFMTGLASLADRPMTLSGMKYFQRRPIKALLTSLTQMGVELEATNDCPPVTVQPRRPRGGDVTIAGTLSQWVSGLLLVAPFAEHETRIHITGGRLNEQPYVELTVRMMRQFGLTVEVSDDWLEYRIPAGQQATPHDYVIPPDIGSAAFGIAAAGTRESNVLLRGMTATTTAETDHPESEFLDLATAMGVPMRIDEESGFVRIEHDGSPLRPLDVDCRPIPDLLPVLSTMATFAEGTSRLWNVAHIRLKESDRVAAMLQLNRMGGRAEQGADELRVTGVGAAGLHGAPMSSFNDHRVLMSLAVAASSADGVSGLTYPRAYRISYPTFLEAMNSVGLDMSVGDRLAAQVARDDRIDAAEADGVRTHLGTPLETPAAPEPTDQPVAQPTAQPTAAQPTVPQPAVAVPELAGVDADPLVLSERVRALSQTDPDGLAVIEVGGATPANTTWKELQDEADRVSALLLELGVRTGESVAMQLPNWREFVSITLGAIQIGAVATPIMPVFGPRETTMTLARSKARVVFLPNVFRKRRPALELLDVIDEAATQDRRLSLEHVIVLRAEARGQGDTPTNQPPLPADALERVVASDWHWRYFENALAAVHVDVDEIASHAPGPDDVCQLLFTSGTTGEPKGVQHPHRTLGLATAMHVAQSGLTSADRIYIPSPLAHQTGFLYGMLLAFRLGAPQVIQPVWDGRVALEQAFGVARASFVQCATPFLTDLVDLVEAGAPQPESLRIFVPTGAAVPRALAQRASTVLGSAILGAFGTSETCLGALSSPSDDPTDAHGHDGRALPGIVIRIVDDAGIELPAGTEGNFELHSPTMFAGYLDRPDLTDDVFTADGWYRTGDLAKVDEKGFLSITGRVKDVINRGGEKIPVVEIENLLYQHPLVTDVAIVAMPDERLGERACAWVVNARADEPLDFAGMQQYLDTAGVSKYYWPERLEYTTELPRNAVGKVQKNILREQAAALVATKENETR; from the coding sequence ATGCAGTTGGTGGTGCGCGGGACGAACGCCCCGCTCGTCGGAGAACTCGACATCCCGGTCTCGAAGTACCACGCGCACCGCGCGCTGGTGCTCGCGTCGCTGGCGAAGGGGACGAGTGTCGTCTCCGGGGTCAGCGCGACGCGACAGGTGGAGTGGACCGTGGGCACGCTCCGCGCGCTCGGCGTCGACGTCAAGCGTCGCGGGAACGCGTACCACGTGACCGGGCTGGGCGGCCGGTACCGGGCGACCGACGTCGTGGACCACGGCTCGCGCGGTGCCGACGGACTGCTGAACATGGGGTCCTCGGGCACCACGCTCTACTTCATGACCGGGCTCGCCTCGCTGGCCGACCGCCCGATGACCCTGTCCGGCATGAAGTACTTCCAGCGCCGCCCGATCAAGGCGCTGCTCACCTCGCTGACGCAGATGGGGGTGGAGCTCGAGGCGACGAACGACTGCCCACCCGTCACCGTGCAGCCCAGGCGTCCGCGCGGCGGCGACGTGACGATCGCCGGCACCCTGTCGCAGTGGGTGTCCGGGCTGCTGCTGGTGGCCCCGTTCGCCGAGCACGAGACCCGGATCCACATCACCGGCGGGCGGCTCAACGAACAGCCCTACGTCGAGCTCACCGTGCGGATGATGCGGCAGTTCGGCCTGACGGTCGAGGTCTCCGACGACTGGCTCGAGTACCGGATCCCGGCGGGCCAGCAGGCCACCCCGCACGACTACGTCATCCCGCCCGACATCGGCTCCGCAGCGTTCGGCATCGCGGCGGCCGGCACCCGTGAGTCGAACGTGCTGCTGCGCGGCATGACGGCCACGACGACGGCCGAGACGGACCACCCGGAGAGCGAGTTCCTGGACCTCGCGACCGCGATGGGCGTGCCGATGCGGATCGACGAGGAGAGCGGCTTCGTCCGGATCGAGCACGACGGGTCCCCGCTCCGGCCGCTCGACGTCGACTGCCGTCCGATCCCGGACCTGCTGCCCGTGCTGTCGACGATGGCCACCTTCGCCGAGGGCACGAGCCGACTGTGGAACGTGGCGCACATCCGGCTGAAGGAATCCGACCGGGTGGCGGCGATGCTCCAGTTGAACCGGATGGGCGGCCGTGCCGAGCAGGGCGCGGACGAGCTCCGGGTCACCGGCGTCGGCGCGGCCGGGTTGCACGGTGCGCCGATGTCCTCGTTCAACGACCACCGTGTGCTGATGTCCCTCGCGGTCGCGGCGTCGAGTGCCGACGGGGTGTCCGGCCTGACCTACCCGCGTGCCTACCGGATCTCCTACCCGACGTTCCTCGAGGCGATGAACTCCGTCGGGCTCGACATGTCGGTCGGCGACCGGCTCGCAGCCCAGGTGGCGCGGGACGACCGGATCGACGCCGCCGAGGCCGACGGGGTCCGCACGCACCTGGGCACGCCCCTCGAGACGCCTGCAGCGCCCGAGCCAACCGACCAGCCGGTCGCGCAGCCCACGGCGCAGCCCACCGCCGCGCAGCCCACCGTCCCGCAGCCCGCCGTCGCCGTACCCGAGCTCGCCGGCGTCGACGCCGACCCGCTCGTCCTGAGCGAGCGGGTCCGCGCCCTGTCGCAGACCGACCCCGACGGCCTGGCCGTGATCGAGGTCGGCGGTGCGACCCCCGCGAACACCACGTGGAAGGAGCTGCAGGACGAGGCCGACCGGGTCTCCGCCCTGCTGCTCGAACTCGGCGTGCGCACGGGTGAATCCGTCGCGATGCAGCTGCCCAACTGGCGCGAGTTCGTGTCGATCACCCTCGGTGCGATCCAGATCGGCGCCGTCGCCACCCCGATCATGCCGGTGTTCGGCCCCCGCGAGACCACGATGACGCTGGCGCGATCGAAGGCCCGCGTGGTCTTCCTGCCGAACGTGTTCCGGAAGCGCCGTCCCGCCCTCGAACTCCTCGACGTCATCGACGAGGCCGCCACGCAGGACCGTCGCCTGTCGCTCGAGCACGTCATCGTGCTCCGCGCCGAGGCCCGCGGGCAGGGGGACACCCCGACGAACCAGCCGCCGCTGCCCGCCGACGCCCTGGAGCGCGTCGTGGCGAGCGACTGGCACTGGCGCTACTTCGAGAACGCCCTCGCCGCCGTGCACGTCGACGTCGACGAGATCGCGTCGCACGCTCCCGGACCGGACGACGTCTGCCAGCTGCTCTTCACCTCCGGTACCACGGGGGAGCCGAAGGGCGTGCAGCACCCGCACCGCACGCTCGGACTCGCTACCGCCATGCACGTGGCGCAATCCGGGCTGACCAGCGCCGACCGCATCTACATCCCGTCGCCGCTCGCTCACCAGACCGGGTTCCTGTACGGCATGCTGCTGGCGTTCCGGCTCGGTGCCCCGCAGGTCATCCAGCCGGTGTGGGACGGCCGGGTCGCACTCGAGCAGGCGTTCGGCGTCGCCCGGGCGTCCTTCGTGCAGTGCGCGACGCCGTTCCTGACCGACCTCGTCGACCTGGTCGAGGCCGGTGCACCGCAGCCGGAGTCGCTCCGGATCTTCGTGCCGACGGGCGCCGCGGTGCCCCGTGCACTGGCCCAGCGAGCGAGCACGGTGCTCGGCAGCGCCATCCTCGGCGCCTTCGGGACGAGCGAGACGTGTCTCGGGGCCCTGTCCAGCCCCAGCGACGACCCCACCGACGCCCACGGCCACGACGGCCGGGCGCTGCCGGGCATCGTGATCCGCATCGTCGACGACGCGGGGATCGAGCTGCCCGCCGGTACCGAGGGCAACTTCGAGCTGCACTCGCCGACGATGTTCGCGGGCTACCTCGACCGCCCGGACCTGACCGACGACGTGTTCACGGCGGACGGCTGGTACCGCACGGGCGACCTGGCGAAGGTCGACGAGAAGGGCTTCCTGTCGATCACCGGGCGTGTGAAGGACGTCATCAACCGCGGTGGCGAGAAGATCCCCGTCGTCGAGATCGAGAACCTGCTGTACCAGCACCCGCTGGTCACGGACGTCGCGATCGTGGCGATGCCGGACGAGCGGCTCGGTGAGCGTGCGTGCGCCTGGGTCGTGAACGCCCGCGCGGACGAGCCGCTCGACTTCGCCGGGATGCAGCAGTACCTCGACACGGCCGGCGTGAGCAAGTACTACTGGCCGGAACGACTCGAGTACACCACCGAGCTGCCGCGCAACGCGGTCGGCAAGGTCCAGAAGAACATCCTGCGCGAGCAGGCGGCCGCGCTCGTCGCGACGAAGGAGAACGAGACACGATGA
- a CDS encoding glutamate--cysteine ligase — protein sequence MDGMDIRFTESRPSTIGVEWELPLVDRATGDLAPRAPAVIAAVHERLGDHDRVTEELLTNTVEVVSSVHDRVGAATSELSGIIGEVIDAAEPLDAQVMCSGTHPFAVWDQQEITPDSEHYTTLIDRTRWWGRQMLIWGVHVHVGIDERDKAVPIMNAMLAYVPHLQAFTASSPFWGGTDTGYASNRALMFQQLPTGGLPPQLGAWANFEEVVGDLTHTGVIDGVKDLRWDIRPSPGWGTLENRVSDGISTLHEVGAVTALVQCLVTACSDRLDAGETLPTMQPWFIRENKWRAARYGMEAEIITNVAGDERLVTDEVHDLVQRLDPIAERLGCLDELHHLDTMIERGASYQRQLQVAQENGGDLRAVVRHLVTEFRDAL from the coding sequence ATGGACGGCATGGACATCCGCTTCACCGAGTCCCGCCCGTCGACCATCGGCGTCGAGTGGGAACTCCCCCTGGTCGACCGGGCGACCGGCGACCTCGCTCCCCGTGCCCCCGCCGTCATCGCCGCCGTGCACGAGCGGCTCGGCGACCACGACCGCGTCACCGAGGAGCTGCTGACCAACACGGTCGAGGTCGTCTCGAGCGTCCACGACCGCGTGGGGGCTGCGACGAGTGAGCTGTCCGGCATCATCGGCGAGGTCATCGACGCCGCCGAACCGCTCGACGCCCAGGTGATGTGCTCGGGCACGCACCCGTTCGCGGTGTGGGACCAGCAGGAGATCACCCCGGACAGCGAGCACTACACGACGCTGATCGACCGCACCCGCTGGTGGGGACGCCAGATGCTCATCTGGGGCGTGCACGTGCACGTCGGCATCGACGAGCGCGACAAGGCGGTCCCGATCATGAACGCGATGCTCGCCTACGTCCCGCACCTGCAGGCGTTCACCGCGTCGAGCCCGTTCTGGGGCGGCACCGACACCGGGTACGCCTCGAACCGCGCCCTCATGTTCCAGCAGCTCCCGACCGGCGGGCTCCCGCCGCAGCTCGGCGCCTGGGCGAACTTCGAAGAGGTCGTCGGCGACCTCACCCACACCGGCGTCATCGACGGCGTGAAGGACCTGCGCTGGGACATCCGACCGTCGCCGGGCTGGGGCACCCTCGAGAACCGGGTCTCCGACGGCATCTCGACCCTGCACGAGGTCGGCGCCGTCACCGCGCTCGTGCAGTGCCTGGTCACCGCCTGCTCGGACCGGCTCGACGCCGGTGAGACCCTGCCCACCATGCAGCCGTGGTTCATCCGCGAGAACAAGTGGCGCGCGGCCCGCTACGGCATGGAGGCCGAGATCATCACGAACGTCGCCGGCGACGAGCGGCTCGTGACCGACGAGGTGCACGACCTGGTGCAGCGGCTCGACCCGATCGCCGAACGGCTCGGCTGCCTCGACGAGCTGCACCACCTCGACACGATGATCGAGCGCGGCGCCTCGTACCAGCGGCAGCTGCAGGTCGCGCAGGAGAACGGCGGCGACCTGCGCGCCGTGGTCCGCCACCTGGTCACCGAGTTCCGCGACGCGCTCTAG
- the ffh gene encoding signal recognition particle protein gives MAQFGSLSDRLTETFRNLRSKGRLTPSDVDGTVREIRRALLDADVALEVVKAFTASVRERALSDEVNRALNPAQQVVQIVNEELVGILGGQQRRLEFAKKPPTVIMLAGLQGAGKTTLAGKLGKWLKKDGHTPMLVAADLQRPNAVQQLQVVGEQAGVHVFAPEPGNGVGDPVKVAKNAIKAAIDQQYDTVIVDTAGRLGVDAELMKQAANIRKAVDPDEVLFVIDAMIGQDAVNTARAFQEGVDFTGVVLSKLDGDARGGAALSVASVTGRPIMFASTGESLDDFEPFHPDRMASRILDLGDILSLIEQAQGAFDEEEARKVADKIATDNFTLNDFLQQMQQLRKAGSIKGMLGMLPGAKGMREALDNFDEREIVRTEAIIQSMTPQERELPKLLNGSRRLRIARGAGSTVTEVNALVNRFEQAAKMMKTVARGGVPQMPGMGPIPGMHGGKKQQQGGKKKSKVGNPAKRAALAAGAAATPQQAPQGSGLGLGGAKGGKAPTEEELASLQKFLGR, from the coding sequence ATGGCGCAATTCGGTTCACTCTCCGATCGGCTGACCGAGACCTTCCGCAATCTGCGGAGCAAGGGTCGGCTGACTCCGTCCGACGTCGACGGCACCGTCCGCGAGATCCGGCGGGCGCTCCTCGACGCCGACGTCGCGCTCGAGGTCGTCAAGGCGTTCACCGCATCGGTGCGCGAGCGTGCCCTCTCCGACGAGGTCAACCGCGCGCTCAACCCGGCGCAGCAGGTCGTCCAGATCGTCAACGAGGAACTCGTCGGCATCCTGGGTGGGCAGCAGCGACGGCTCGAGTTCGCGAAGAAGCCGCCGACGGTCATCATGCTCGCGGGTCTGCAGGGTGCCGGTAAGACCACGCTCGCGGGCAAGCTCGGCAAGTGGCTCAAGAAGGACGGCCACACCCCGATGCTCGTCGCGGCGGACCTCCAGCGTCCGAATGCCGTGCAGCAGCTGCAGGTCGTCGGCGAGCAGGCCGGCGTGCACGTGTTCGCTCCCGAGCCCGGCAACGGTGTCGGCGACCCGGTCAAGGTCGCCAAGAACGCCATCAAGGCCGCGATCGACCAGCAGTACGACACCGTCATCGTCGACACCGCCGGTCGACTCGGTGTCGATGCCGAGCTGATGAAGCAGGCCGCGAACATCCGCAAGGCCGTCGACCCGGACGAGGTCCTGTTCGTCATCGACGCGATGATCGGTCAGGACGCCGTCAACACGGCCCGTGCGTTCCAGGAAGGCGTCGACTTCACCGGTGTCGTGCTCTCGAAGCTCGACGGTGACGCCCGCGGTGGTGCCGCCCTGTCGGTGGCCAGCGTGACCGGCCGTCCGATCATGTTCGCGTCGACGGGTGAGTCGCTCGACGACTTCGAGCCGTTCCACCCGGACCGCATGGCGAGCCGAATCCTCGACCTCGGCGACATCCTGTCCCTCATCGAGCAGGCGCAGGGCGCCTTCGACGAGGAAGAGGCGCGCAAGGTCGCGGACAAGATCGCGACCGACAACTTCACGCTGAACGACTTCCTGCAGCAGATGCAGCAGCTCCGCAAGGCCGGCTCCATCAAGGGCATGCTCGGCATGCTCCCGGGAGCCAAGGGCATGCGCGAGGCGCTCGACAACTTCGACGAGCGCGAGATCGTCCGTACCGAGGCGATCATCCAGTCGATGACGCCCCAGGAGCGTGAGCTCCCGAAGCTCCTCAATGGTTCGCGCCGTCTGCGCATCGCGCGCGGTGCCGGATCGACCGTCACCGAGGTCAACGCGCTGGTCAACCGCTTCGAGCAGGCCGCCAAGATGATGAAGACCGTCGCCCGCGGTGGCGTGCCGCAGATGCCGGGCATGGGTCCGATCCCGGGCATGCACGGCGGCAAGAAGCAGCAGCAGGGCGGCAAGAAGAAGTCGAAGGTGGGCAACCCCGCCAAGCGCGCGGCCTTGGCTGCCGGCGCGGCGGCTACGCCGCAGCAGGCCCCGCAGGGGTCCGGCCTCGGCCTCGGGGGTGCCAAGGGCGGCAAGGCACCGACCGAGGAAGAGCTCGCGTCGCTGCAGAAGTTCCTGGGGCGCTGA
- the lipB gene encoding lipoyl(octanoyl) transferase LipB yields MPELEIVRHHGLLDYSDGLALQRDLHADVAAGRSPGALVLCEHPSVYTAGRRTEPSDLPTNGAPVVDTDRGGRITWHGPGQLVAYPIVRLAEPLDVVAWVRDLEQVVIDAAAAVGVHAERVAGRSGAWVPGTDGSPAAKVGAIGLHVAEGVTSHGIAINCDNALDAYAAIVPCGIADAGVTTLSAAAAHAGRAHVTVDDLAPLVADRVRQAVDGMHSGRRISTTAPSTSTGTSTSTSTSTAPARQETLV; encoded by the coding sequence ATGCCGGAACTCGAGATCGTCCGCCACCACGGCCTGCTCGACTACTCGGACGGCCTCGCCCTGCAGCGGGACCTGCACGCCGACGTCGCCGCCGGCCGTTCCCCCGGGGCCCTCGTGCTGTGCGAGCACCCGTCCGTGTACACCGCCGGACGCCGCACCGAACCGTCCGACCTGCCGACGAACGGCGCCCCGGTCGTCGACACCGACCGTGGCGGACGCATCACCTGGCACGGCCCGGGGCAGCTGGTCGCCTACCCGATCGTCCGGCTCGCCGAACCCCTCGACGTCGTCGCCTGGGTGCGTGACCTGGAGCAGGTCGTCATCGACGCCGCGGCTGCCGTCGGTGTGCACGCCGAACGGGTCGCGGGTCGCAGCGGCGCCTGGGTGCCGGGCACTGACGGCTCCCCCGCCGCCAAGGTCGGCGCGATCGGCCTGCACGTCGCCGAGGGCGTGACGAGTCACGGCATCGCGATCAACTGCGACAACGCCCTCGACGCCTACGCCGCGATCGTCCCGTGCGGCATCGCGGACGCCGGGGTCACGACGCTGAGCGCCGCGGCGGCGCACGCAGGTCGTGCCCACGTGACCGTCGACGACCTCGCACCCCTGGTCGCGGACCGCGTCCGACAGGCCGTCGACGGCATGCACAGCGGCCGCCGGATCAGCACGACGGCCCCCAGCACCAGCACCGGCACGAGCACCAGCACGAGCACCAGCACCGCGCCCGCCCGACAGGAGACCCTCGTATGA
- the lipA gene encoding lipoyl synthase, whose amino-acid sequence MTLAPEGRRMLRVEARNAETPIETKPAWIKTRATQGPEFRELSSLVREKQLHTVCQEAGCPNIFECWEDREATFLIGGSQCTRRCDFCQIDTGKPEPLDRDEPRRVADSVAEMGLRYATVTGVARDDLPDGGSWLYAETIRAIHEHSPGTGVEILVPDFNGRPDQLGPVFDARPEVFAHNVETVPRIFKRIRPAFTFERSLDVITQGRDAGLVTKSNLILGMGEERVEIEDALQRLYDAGTDIITLTQYLRPSPRHLPVARWVSPAEFVELREVAEQMGFAGVLAGPLVRSSYRAGRLWARATVARGGSVPEHLAHLLDATPGRQAV is encoded by the coding sequence ATGACCCTCGCCCCCGAAGGCCGCCGCATGCTCCGGGTCGAGGCCCGGAACGCCGAGACCCCGATCGAGACGAAGCCCGCGTGGATCAAGACCCGTGCCACGCAGGGCCCCGAGTTCCGCGAGCTGTCGAGCCTGGTGCGCGAGAAGCAGCTGCACACCGTCTGCCAGGAGGCCGGCTGCCCGAACATCTTCGAGTGCTGGGAGGACCGCGAGGCCACCTTCCTGATCGGCGGCTCGCAGTGCACCCGTCGCTGCGACTTCTGCCAGATCGACACCGGCAAGCCGGAACCGCTCGACCGCGACGAGCCCCGCCGGGTCGCGGACTCCGTGGCGGAGATGGGCCTGCGGTACGCGACCGTGACCGGCGTCGCACGCGACGACCTGCCCGACGGCGGTTCCTGGCTCTACGCCGAGACCATCCGCGCGATCCACGAGCACTCCCCCGGCACCGGCGTCGAGATCCTGGTGCCGGACTTCAACGGGCGACCGGACCAGCTCGGCCCGGTGTTCGACGCCCGCCCCGAGGTCTTCGCCCACAACGTCGAGACCGTCCCGCGGATCTTCAAGCGGATCCGGCCGGCGTTCACGTTCGAACGGTCCCTCGACGTCATCACCCAGGGCCGCGACGCCGGGCTGGTCACGAAGTCGAACCTGATCCTCGGCATGGGCGAGGAGCGCGTCGAGATCGAGGACGCCCTGCAGCGCCTGTACGACGCGGGTACGGACATCATCACGCTGACGCAGTACCTCCGCCCGTCGCCCCGGCACCTGCCGGTCGCGCGCTGGGTCAGCCCTGCGGAGTTCGTCGAGCTCCGCGAGGTCGCCGAACAGATGGGCTTCGCCGGGGTGCTCGCCGGACCGCTGGTCCGGTCGTCGTACCGGGCGGGCCGGCTGTGGGCGCGGGCGACGGTGGCCCGCGGCGGCTCGGTTCCCGAGCACCTGGCCCACCTGCTCGACGCGACCCCTGGTCGCCAGGCCGTCTGA
- a CDS encoding TerC family protein yields the protein MDVPLFVWLITIAGILALLVFDFYSHVRTPHVPHIRESAFWSAFYIGLAILFGIGILVFGGGQAGGEYFAGWLTEKALSVDNLFVFLIIMSSFAVPKEFQQKVLLVGVAIALVARGVFIALGVTIIENFSWVFYLFGALLFWLAWSQARSGNDHGSEGESRLIRILKRIIPTSDHYDGDRLTTRVDGKRLFTPMLLVMVAIGLTDVLFALDSIPAIFGLTQDAFIVFTANAFSLLGLRQLYFLIAGLLERLIYLGQGLAVILAFIGVKLVFHAMHVNELPFINGGEHIEWAPEIPIWFSLGFIALTIAVATTASLVVSKRRQERGLTPTGQPKESVEADAK from the coding sequence GTGGACGTCCCACTCTTCGTCTGGCTCATCACGATCGCCGGCATCCTCGCGCTGCTGGTGTTCGACTTCTACTCGCACGTGCGCACGCCGCACGTGCCCCACATCCGCGAATCCGCGTTCTGGTCCGCCTTCTACATCGGGCTGGCGATCCTGTTCGGCATCGGGATCCTGGTGTTCGGCGGCGGGCAGGCCGGTGGTGAGTACTTCGCCGGCTGGCTGACCGAGAAGGCGTTGTCGGTCGACAACCTCTTCGTCTTCCTCATCATCATGTCGAGCTTCGCCGTGCCGAAGGAGTTCCAGCAGAAGGTCCTGCTGGTCGGCGTCGCGATCGCGCTCGTCGCCCGTGGCGTCTTCATCGCCCTCGGCGTCACGATCATCGAGAACTTCTCGTGGGTCTTCTACCTGTTCGGTGCGCTGCTGTTCTGGCTCGCCTGGTCGCAGGCCCGCAGCGGCAACGACCACGGCAGCGAGGGCGAATCCCGGCTCATCCGGATCCTCAAGCGCATCATCCCGACCTCGGACCACTACGACGGCGACCGCCTGACCACCCGTGTCGACGGCAAGCGGCTGTTCACCCCGATGCTGCTCGTCATGGTCGCCATCGGCCTGACCGACGTGCTCTTCGCGCTCGACTCGATCCCCGCGATCTTCGGGCTGACGCAGGACGCCTTCATCGTGTTCACGGCGAACGCGTTCTCGCTGCTCGGCCTCCGGCAGCTGTACTTCCTGATCGCCGGCCTGCTGGAGCGCCTCATCTACCTGGGCCAGGGCCTGGCCGTCATCCTGGCGTTCATCGGTGTGAAGCTCGTCTTCCACGCCATGCACGTCAACGAGCTGCCCTTCATCAACGGTGGCGAGCACATCGAGTGGGCGCCGGAGATCCCGATCTGGTTCTCGCTGGGCTTCATCGCGCTGACGATCGCGGTCGCCACGACCGCGTCGCTGGTGGTCTCGAAGCGCCGCCAGGAGCGCGGGCTGACTCCGACCGGCCAGCCGAAGGAGTCGGTCGAGGCCGACGCGAAGTAG
- the ftsY gene encoding signal recognition particle-docking protein FtsY, which produces MASSWSLSSRLRGLFQRKTIDETTWEDLETALIGADFGPDISEEIIEDLHARVDRYGTTDPADLQRMLREVLEERLSKLDTTLKLSARPAVVLVVGVNGVGKTTTIGKFAKFLKTYDRTVLVGAADTFRAAAVEQVATWAQRAGVDVVRPSQPGQDPASVAYQTVEKAIRDQTEIVVIDTAGRLHTKAGLMDELTKIKRVVEKQTEISEVLLVLDATTGQNGLAQAQAFIEGAGVTGLVITKLDGSAKAGFVLSVQEKTGIPIKLIGQGEGINDLTGFTPHVFVQNLVG; this is translated from the coding sequence ATGGCGAGTTCCTGGTCACTGTCCTCACGGCTGCGCGGCCTCTTCCAGCGCAAGACGATCGACGAGACCACGTGGGAGGACCTGGAGACCGCCCTCATCGGCGCCGACTTCGGGCCCGATATCTCCGAGGAGATCATCGAGGACCTGCACGCCCGCGTCGACCGGTACGGCACGACCGACCCCGCCGACCTGCAGCGCATGCTCCGCGAGGTCCTCGAGGAACGGCTCTCGAAGCTCGACACCACCCTGAAGCTCAGCGCGCGGCCCGCCGTGGTGCTCGTCGTCGGGGTGAACGGCGTCGGCAAGACCACGACGATCGGCAAGTTCGCCAAGTTCCTGAAGACCTACGACCGCACGGTGCTCGTCGGGGCGGCGGACACGTTCCGCGCCGCGGCGGTCGAGCAGGTCGCCACCTGGGCCCAGCGCGCCGGGGTCGACGTCGTCCGTCCGTCGCAGCCCGGGCAGGACCCGGCGTCGGTGGCGTACCAGACCGTCGAGAAGGCGATCCGCGACCAGACCGAGATCGTCGTCATCGACACCGCCGGGCGTCTGCACACCAAGGCCGGCCTGATGGACGAGCTCACCAAGATCAAGCGCGTGGTCGAGAAGCAGACCGAGATCAGCGAGGTCCTGCTCGTCCTCGACGCGACGACGGGCCAGAACGGCCTCGCACAGGCCCAGGCCTTCATCGAGGGTGCCGGCGTGACCGGCCTCGTCATCACCAAGCTCGACGGCTCGGCCAAGGCCGGCTTCGTGCTGAGCGTGCAGGAGAAGACCGGCATCCCGATCAAGCTCATCGGGCAGGGCGAGGGCATCAACGACCTGACGGGCTTCACGCCGCACGTCTTCGTGCAGAACCTCGTCGGCTGA